A single region of the Lotus japonicus ecotype B-129 chromosome 4, LjGifu_v1.2 genome encodes:
- the LOC130714885 gene encoding dihydrolipoyl dehydrogenase, mitochondrial — MAMANLARRKGCAVVSSERLRYSFFSVASRGFASGSDQNDVVVIGGGPGGYVAAIKAAQLGLKTTCIEKRGTLGGTCLNVGCIPSKALLHSSHMYHEAKHSFAHHGVKLSNVEVDLPAMLAQKDKAVSNLTKGIEGLFKKNKVTYVKGYGKFVSPSEVSVDTPDGGNTVVTGKHIIVATGSDVKSLPGVTIDEKKIVSSTGALALSEIPKRFIVIGAGYIGLEMGSVWGRLGSEVTVVEFAPDIVPTMDAEIRKQFQRSLEKQGMKFKLKTKVVGVDTSGDGVKLTIEPAAGGDQTTLEADVVLVSAGRTPYTAGLGLEKIGVETDKGGRILVNERFATNVSGVYAIGDVIPGPMLAHKAEEDGVACVEYIAGKVGHVDYDKVPGVVYTNPEVAYVGKTEEQVKASGVEYRVGKFPFMANSRAKAIDNAEGLVKILAEKETDKILGVHIMASNAGELIHEAAIALQYDASSEDIARVCHAHPTMSEALKEAAMATYDKPIHI; from the exons atggctatGGCGAACTTGGCTCGTCGTAAGGGTTGCGCCGTCGTGTCATCGGAGAGGCTCAGGTACTCCTTCTTCTCCGTCGCTTCAAGGGGATTCGCCTCTGGATCTGATCAAAACGACGTCGTCGTCATCGGTGGTGGTCCCGGCGGCTACGTCGCCGCCATCAAAGCTGCGCAGCTAGGTCTCAAGACCACTTGCATCGAGAAGCGCGGTACCCTCGGTGGTACTTGCCTCAACGTTGGATGCATCCCTTCCAAG GCGCTTTTGCATTCTTCTCACATGTACCATGAGGCTAAACATTCATTTGCCCACCATGGGGTCAAGCTTTCAAATGTGGAGGTTGACTTGCCAGCCATGCTGGCGCAAAAAGATAAAGCTGTTTCTAATCTCACCAAGGGTATTGAAGGTCTATTCAAGAAAAACAAGGTAACCTATGTCAAAGGATACGGTAAATTTGTTTCACCATCTGAAGTCTCTGTGGACACCCCTGATGGTGGAAATACTGTTGTGACTGGCAAGCATATTATAGTTGCCACTGGTTCAGATGTAAAATCTCTACCTGGTGTCACTATTGATGAGAAGAAAATTGTATCATCGACAGGGGCTCTTGCTTTGTCTGAAATCCCTAAGAGATTTATAGTTATTGGGGCAGGCTACATTGGGCTAGAAATGGGGTCAGTGTGGGGTCGTCTAGGCTCTGAGGTAACAGTTGTTGAGTTTGCACCAGATATTGTTCCTACCATGGATGCGGAAATCCGGAAGCAGTTTCAACGTTCTCTTGAGAAGCAAGGCATGAAATTCAAGCTAAAGACTAAGGTGGTTGGAGTCGATACTTCTGGAGATGGTGTGAAGCTAACCATTGAACCAGCAGCTGGTGGTGATCAGACTACACTTGAAGCAGATGTTGTCCTTGTATCTGCTGGTAGGACTCCTTACACCGCTGGACTTGGATTGGAGAAGATAGGAGTTGAAACTGACAAGGGAGGGCGAATTTTGGTGAATGAAAGATTTGCCACAAATGTCTCTGGGGTTTATGCAATTGGAGATGTAATTCCAGGCCCTATGTTGGCACACAAGGCAGAAGAAGATGGTGTTGCTTGTGTTGAGTACATAGCTGGTAAGGTTGGTCATGTGGACTATGACAAAGTACCAGGTGTTGTCTACACAAACCCTGAGGTTGCATATGTTGGAAAGACAGAGGAGCAAGTGAAGGCAAGCGGAGTCGAATACCGTGTTGGGAAGTTCCCTTTCATGGCTAACAGCAGGGCCAAGGCAATCGATAACGCTGAAGGACTGGTCAAGATATTGGCTGAAAAGGAGACAGACAAAATATTGGGAGTGCATATAATGGCGTCAAATGCAGGAGAGCTCATTCATGAAGCAGCCATTGCATTGCAGTATGATGCATCAAGTGAAGACATAGCACGTGTGTGTCATGCACATC
- the LOC130714886 gene encoding probable protein phosphatase 2C 2, translated as MMAEAEIICQQSIPMLEVKYHLCVAQEHNVKVEVSPTSPPQSVQIFSQAVSCSEIIKESILEIPKAKFIPNVRSGSYAEIGPRGSMDDEHIQIDDLAGHLGFVFKCPMPSAFYGVFDGHGGPEAAAFVKRNAMRLFFEDVDMLQSYDTDALFLKELEDSHRRAFLRADLALANEESVNSSCGTTALTALVLGRHLLVANAGDCRAVLCRRGKAVDMSHDHRPSYLPERRRVEELGGFIDDGYLNGYLSVTRALGDWDFKLPIGAASPLIAEPDVQLITLTEDDEFLIIGCDGIWDVMSSQVAVSLVRRGLRRHDDPQQCARELVKEALRLNTSDNLTVIVICLSSIESTVESCPPQRRRFKACSLSEEARNRLKSLMEGN; from the exons ATGATGGCGGAAGCGGAAATTATCTGTCAACAGAGCATTCCCATGTTGGAGGTCAAGTATCACCTCTGCGTCGCACAAGAACACAACGTCAAGGTCGAGGTTTCACCCACCTCACCCCCTCAATCTGTTCAGATCTTCAGCCAA GCTGTGAGTTGCTCTGAGATCATTAAAGAATCAATTTTGGAGATCCCTAAAGCTAAGTTTATCCCGAATGTGCGATCTGGTAGCTATGCTGAAATTGGGCCGCGGGGATCTATGGATGATGAACACATTCAGATAGATGATCTAGCTGGGCACCTTGGATTTGTGTTCAAGTGCCCAATGCCGAGTGCGTTTTATGGAGTTTTTGATGGGCATGGAGGGCCTGAGGCAGCTGCTTTTGTTAAGAGGAATGCTATGAGATTGTTTTTTGAAGATGTTGATATGCTGCAATCATACGATACTGATGCACTTTTCCTGAAGGAGTTGGAGGATTCTCATCGGAGAGCTTTTTTACGGGCTGATCTTGCCTTGGCTAATGAAGAAAGTGTTAATAGCTCATGTGGGACTACAGCATTGACTGCCCTTGTACTTGGAAGGCATTTGCTCGTTGCTAATGCTGGTGACTGTCGAGCAGTTCTTTGTAGGAGAGGCAAAGCTGTTGACATGTCCCATGATCACAGGCCGAGCTATTTACCTGAGCGTAGGAGAGTGGAGGAGTTGGGTGGCTTTATTGATGATGGATATCTCAATGGTTATCTTTCTGTAACTCGTGCCTTGGGGGATTGGGACTTTAAATTGCCAATTGGCGCTGCATCCCCTCTTATTGCCGAGCCTGATGTTCAACTGATTACTTTGACAGAAGATGATGAGTTCTTGATCATTGGTTGTGATGGGATTTGGGATGTAATGTCTAGCCAAGTTGCAGTTAGTCTTGTTCGACGCGGATTAAGAAGGCATGATGATCCCCAGCAATGTGCCAGAGAACTAGTCAAGGAAGCATTGCGCCTAAACACATCGGATAATCTCACTGTGATTGTTATATGTTTGTCCTCCATTGAAAGCACTGTTGAATCATGTCCACCCCAAAGGCGAAGATTCAAAGCTTGCAGTCTGTCTGAAGAGGCCCGCAATAGATTAAAGAGCTTGATGGAGGGAAATTAA